Proteins co-encoded in one Halorussus lipolyticus genomic window:
- a CDS encoding Hsp20/alpha crystallin family protein produces the protein MRRDDRDDPFDDLFREIERMMNEMMGDDFDMHVERSGPGADAGQTGFGTETHVDIHESDDVVRVIADLPGVEKDDIDLKCDGEMLTISAASDHREYDERVRLPAQVDEHSASATYNNGVLEVQFDKAEDSADIDVQ, from the coding sequence ATGCGACGAGACGACCGCGACGACCCCTTCGACGACCTCTTCCGCGAAATCGAGCGCATGATGAACGAGATGATGGGCGACGACTTCGACATGCACGTAGAGCGGAGCGGTCCCGGAGCGGACGCCGGCCAAACCGGATTCGGCACCGAGACCCACGTTGACATCCACGAGAGCGACGACGTGGTGCGGGTCATCGCCGACCTCCCCGGCGTCGAGAAAGACGACATCGACCTCAAGTGCGACGGCGAGATGCTGACCATCAGCGCCGCCAGCGACCACCGCGAGTACGACGAGCGAGTCCGACTGCCCGCCCAAGTTGACGAACACTCGGCGTCCGCCACGTACAACAACGGCGTCCTCGAAGTCCAGTTCGACAAGGCCGAGGACTCCGCCGACATCGACGTTCAGTAA
- a CDS encoding ATP-grasp domain-containing protein, producing the protein MLDLAVAYKEETFERMRDPLAERGVAVHHVPTEARAISLSDPPWSPDEFDAGFVYPGREMEGGVVDALLDVPWVNDREDVLASRNKAGAIAELERAGVPVPESVLVSNPADEEVLVSAFDRFDPPVVVKPNSTTRGVGVAKVGDADSFLGVTDYLDLVHDYRATGDKSFLVQEYLPDATDYRAMVVDGECVGGVERRIPDDADSDRWKHNVHRGAEATGVDLPDELRTLAERTADVLDIDLLGVDILVTDDRAVVNETNARPTIDAETKYDDGFYDRLTALILKTART; encoded by the coding sequence ATGCTGGACCTCGCGGTCGCCTACAAGGAAGAAACCTTCGAGCGCATGCGGGACCCGCTGGCGGAGCGCGGCGTCGCGGTCCACCACGTGCCGACCGAGGCCCGCGCCATCTCGCTGTCGGACCCGCCGTGGTCGCCCGACGAGTTCGACGCCGGATTCGTCTATCCCGGCCGGGAGATGGAGGGCGGCGTCGTAGACGCCTTGTTGGACGTGCCGTGGGTCAACGACCGCGAGGACGTGCTGGCCTCGCGGAACAAGGCGGGCGCGATTGCCGAACTAGAGCGGGCGGGCGTGCCGGTTCCCGAGAGCGTCCTCGTGTCGAACCCCGCCGACGAGGAGGTCCTCGTCTCGGCGTTCGACCGGTTCGACCCGCCGGTCGTCGTCAAACCCAACTCCACGACGCGGGGCGTCGGCGTGGCGAAAGTCGGCGACGCCGATTCCTTCCTCGGGGTGACCGACTACCTCGACTTGGTTCACGACTACCGGGCGACGGGGGACAAGTCCTTCCTCGTCCAAGAGTACCTGCCAGACGCTACCGACTACCGGGCGATGGTGGTGGACGGCGAGTGCGTCGGCGGCGTCGAGCGCCGGATTCCCGACGACGCCGACAGCGACCGGTGGAAGCACAACGTCCACCGCGGCGCGGAAGCGACCGGCGTGGACCTCCCCGACGAGTTGCGCACGCTGGCCGAGCGAACCGCCGACGTGTTGGACATCGACCTCCTCGGCGTGGACATTCTGGTCACGGACGACCGCGCGGTGGTCAACGAGACCAACGCCCGGCCGACCATCGACGCCGAGACCAAGTACGACGACGGATTCTACGACCGACTCACGGCGCTGATTCTGAAGACCGCTCGGACGTGA
- a CDS encoding type II glyceraldehyde-3-phosphate dehydrogenase, with translation MLRVGINGYGTIGKRVADAVRAQPDMEVVGVAKTRPNFEAEQAIEKDFPLYAAIEERVDQFDEAGIELAGMVEELVEASDVVVDACPSGIGEQNSEMYDEYDTPALYQGGESADFVDTSFNARSNFSDANGADHVRVVSCNTTGLSRLVAPLREEYGVEKVRTTLVRRGGDPAQTGRGPINDIVPNPVTLPSHHGPDVKTIFPDLDIDTLGLKVPATLMHMHSVNVTLESEPDADEVRELLEGESRLFVIPEHFDIDGAGKLKEYAQDVGRPRADIWENCVWGESITTEDDDLYLFQAIHQESDVVPENVDAIRAVTNSADADESIRTTNESLGMGI, from the coding sequence ATGCTACGGGTCGGAATCAACGGGTACGGGACGATTGGGAAGCGCGTCGCCGACGCAGTACGCGCTCAGCCAGATATGGAAGTCGTCGGGGTCGCCAAGACGCGCCCCAACTTCGAGGCCGAGCAGGCAATCGAGAAGGACTTCCCCCTCTACGCCGCCATCGAGGAGCGCGTGGACCAGTTCGACGAGGCCGGCATCGAACTCGCCGGGATGGTCGAGGAGCTAGTCGAAGCGAGCGATGTCGTCGTGGACGCTTGCCCCTCGGGTATCGGCGAGCAGAACTCGGAGATGTACGACGAGTACGATACCCCCGCGCTGTATCAGGGTGGCGAGTCCGCGGACTTCGTGGACACCAGTTTCAACGCTCGCTCGAACTTCTCGGACGCAAACGGCGCGGACCACGTTCGCGTCGTCTCGTGTAACACGACCGGCCTCTCGCGTCTCGTCGCGCCGCTCCGCGAGGAGTACGGCGTCGAGAAGGTCCGCACCACGCTGGTCCGCCGGGGCGGCGACCCTGCCCAGACCGGTCGCGGTCCCATCAACGACATCGTGCCGAACCCGGTCACGCTCCCCTCTCACCACGGGCCGGACGTGAAGACCATCTTCCCGGACCTCGACATCGACACCCTCGGACTCAAGGTGCCCGCCACGCTGATGCACATGCACAGCGTCAACGTCACGCTCGAATCCGAACCCGACGCCGACGAGGTCCGCGAACTCCTCGAAGGCGAGTCGCGCCTGTTCGTCATCCCCGAACACTTCGACATCGACGGCGCGGGCAAGTTGAAAGAGTACGCCCAAGACGTGGGTCGTCCTCGTGCCGACATCTGGGAGAACTGCGTCTGGGGCGAGTCGATTACGACCGAGGACGACGACCTCTACCTGTTCCAAGCCATCCATCAGGAGAGCGACGTGGTGCCCGAGAACGTGGACGCCATCCGGGCGGTCACGAACAGCGCCGACGCCGACGAGAGCATCCGGACGACCAACGAGTCGCTCGGGATGGGCATCTAG